From Veillonellaceae bacterium, the proteins below share one genomic window:
- the rpmI gene encoding 50S ribosomal protein L35, with translation MPKIKTRRAAAKRFKVTGAGEFKRAKAFKSHILEKKSPARKRNLRKAALVNKSDYKRVVKMLPYA, from the coding sequence ATGCCAAAAATTAAAACACGTAGAGCCGCTGCCAAACGCTTTAAAGTAACTGGTGCTGGCGAGTTTAAACGCGCTAAGGCTTTCAAAAGCCATATTCTTGAGAAAAAATCACCAGCCCGGAAGCGTAATCTGCGCAAGGCCGCTCTGGTTAACAAATCCGATTATAAACGCGTAGTAAAGATGCTTCCTTACGCATAA
- a CDS encoding YqzL family protein, which produces MLTADFFWRIFTATGSVVAYLVYKRLMLQ; this is translated from the coding sequence ATGCTGACCGCAGATTTTTTTTGGAGAATCTTCACGGCTACCGGTTCTGTAGTTGCATATTTAGTTTACAAGCGGTTGATGTTACAATAG
- a CDS encoding TrkA family potassium uptake protein: protein MKKKKQFAVIGLGRFGSSVAKTLHDMGYEVLAIDDNEERVQDFSDKVTHVVQADTTDENSLKALGIRNFDVVIVAIGQNIQANMLTTLQLQEMGVPYIVAKAQNALHGKMLEKIGADRVIYPERDMGQRVAHNLVSTNVLEFIALSPDISMVEVTAPKILTGKSLAETNLRAKYGINVLAIKRKDEIIVPPEPSEKILTGDILIVVGGNEGVQRLEELE, encoded by the coding sequence ATGAAAAAGAAAAAACAATTTGCCGTTATAGGCTTAGGGCGTTTCGGTTCAAGTGTCGCTAAAACTCTGCATGATATGGGCTACGAAGTATTGGCAATCGACGATAATGAGGAGCGCGTTCAGGATTTTAGCGATAAGGTTACTCACGTTGTTCAGGCTGATACGACCGACGAAAATTCTTTAAAAGCATTGGGCATACGTAATTTTGACGTAGTAATTGTTGCAATTGGCCAAAACATACAGGCTAATATGCTGACAACGTTACAGTTACAAGAAATGGGTGTTCCATATATTGTTGCTAAGGCGCAAAACGCCTTGCATGGTAAAATGTTAGAAAAGATTGGCGCTGATAGAGTAATTTATCCTGAACGGGATATGGGGCAACGAGTTGCGCACAATCTTGTTTCTACTAATGTTTTAGAATTTATAGCATTGTCGCCGGATATTAGTATGGTCGAAGTTACGGCACCTAAAATACTGACCGGCAAGAGTCTTGCCGAAACTAATCTTCGAGCAAAATATGGGATAAACGTTCTGGCGATTAAACGCAAAGACGAAATTATAGTTCCCCCAGAGCCGTCCGAAAAAATCCTCACTGGAGATATACTAATAGTTGTAGGAGGCAATGAAGGGGTTCAAAGACTGGAGGAACTTGAGTGA
- the rplT gene encoding 50S ribosomal protein L20 translates to MPRVKKGVTAHRRHKKILKLAKGYRGAKSKQFKKANETVMKALYYARRDRRAKKGDFRKLWIARINAAARINGISYSQLINGLKKAGVEVNRKMLADLAVNDMNAFGKLVDTAKAQLQ, encoded by the coding sequence ATGCCAAGAGTTAAAAAAGGCGTGACTGCACATAGACGTCATAAAAAAATTCTAAAACTTGCTAAGGGCTACAGAGGTGCCAAGAGCAAGCAATTTAAAAAAGCTAACGAAACAGTTATGAAGGCGCTGTATTATGCGCGTCGTGACCGTCGGGCTAAGAAAGGCGATTTCCGTAAACTATGGATTGCCCGTATTAATGCCGCTGCTCGTATCAATGGTATTTCTTATAGCCAACTGATTAATGGCTTGAAAAAGGCTGGCGTTGAGGTTAACCGTAAAATGTTGGCGGATCTTGCTGTTAATGATATGAATGCTTTTGGTAAGCTTGTAGATACCGCAAAAGCACAACTTCAATAA
- a CDS encoding translation initiation factor IF-3, giving the protein MSKENLRVNEEIRAREVRVTSSTGEQLGIMTLRDALRQAAEQQLDLVEVAPTAKPPVCRIMDFGKYKYEQQKRDKETKKKQKVVTVKEVKLRPNIEDHDFNVKKKNAQRFLEDGDKVKVTIMFRGRELSHPELGRQLLVKMAAELKDMATVEREPKLEGKNMIMILSTKSHN; this is encoded by the coding sequence ATTAGCAAAGAAAATCTCAGGGTTAACGAAGAAATTCGGGCTAGAGAAGTAAGGGTTACCAGTAGTACAGGCGAACAATTGGGGATTATGACGCTCCGTGATGCGTTGCGTCAAGCGGCCGAACAACAACTGGATTTAGTGGAGGTAGCACCGACCGCTAAGCCGCCTGTGTGTCGTATCATGGACTTTGGAAAATACAAGTACGAGCAGCAGAAACGCGATAAAGAAACTAAGAAAAAGCAAAAAGTCGTAACCGTTAAAGAAGTTAAGCTTCGCCCAAATATTGAGGATCATGATTTCAATGTAAAGAAGAAGAATGCTCAGCGCTTTTTGGAAGATGGAGACAAGGTTAAAGTTACGATTATGTTTCGTGGGCGCGAGTTGTCACATCCGGAACTAGGCAGACAGCTCTTAGTAAAAATGGCTGCTGAACTTAAAGATATGGCAACAGTCGAACGCGAGCCCAAACTTGAAGGTAAAAATATGATAATGATTTTGTCTACTAAGTCGCACAATTAA
- a CDS encoding Trk family potassium uptake protein: MSQWKLTPYQILVLGFAGLIFFGAILLSLPNASATVERLGFIDALFTATSAVCVTGLAVVDTGTRFSIFGQVVILFLIQAGGLGIMTMATLMALLMRKKIQLRERLIMQEALNQLTVAGIVRLTKYIIKATLLVEFIGGTILAIHWYGEFGLKSIYFGYWHAISAFCSAGFDLFGDFRGYTRYVDDITVNLVITSLIILGSIGFTVISDVVANRSFSRFSLHTKIVLTATGVLIASGTLVILLLELNNPATISELSWKGKLLGSYFQAVTRTAGLNTLNIGELTNATLLFLMILMFIGASPASTGGGIKTTTVSVVVAAVWAHISGKQDAELFGRRISPSSVYKAFSLVFISVALIIFFTMMMSITEKAEFLNLLFEVVSAFGTVGLSTGITPTLTSLGKLWLIFAMFAGKVGPVTVALALALRKRKADIQYPEGRVIIG; encoded by the coding sequence ATATCGCAATGGAAACTTACACCTTATCAAATTCTTGTACTTGGCTTTGCCGGGTTAATTTTTTTTGGCGCTATTTTGTTATCCTTACCGAACGCCTCGGCTACAGTAGAAAGACTTGGATTTATTGATGCACTATTTACTGCAACATCAGCCGTATGTGTAACAGGGCTGGCTGTTGTTGATACCGGTACGCGCTTTTCAATATTTGGGCAAGTTGTTATTCTTTTCTTAATTCAGGCCGGTGGCTTGGGAATAATGACGATGGCGACTCTAATGGCGCTTCTTATGCGTAAAAAGATACAATTGCGTGAGAGGCTGATAATGCAAGAGGCTTTAAATCAGTTAACCGTGGCCGGAATAGTAAGGTTAACTAAATATATAATAAAGGCCACGCTGCTAGTGGAATTTATAGGCGGCACAATACTAGCTATTCATTGGTATGGGGAATTTGGTTTAAAATCAATCTACTTCGGTTATTGGCATGCTATATCTGCTTTTTGCAGTGCCGGATTTGATCTTTTTGGTGATTTCAGAGGTTATACACGTTATGTAGATGATATTACAGTCAATTTGGTTATTACTTCTCTGATTATATTAGGCAGCATTGGATTTACTGTTATTTCGGATGTGGTAGCTAATAGGTCTTTTTCAAGATTCTCATTACATACTAAAATCGTACTTACTGCAACTGGAGTTTTGATTGCTTCAGGGACGCTTGTTATTCTTTTGCTAGAGCTAAACAATCCCGCTACAATCAGCGAGCTTTCCTGGAAGGGTAAATTGCTGGGAAGTTATTTTCAAGCAGTAACACGAACTGCTGGGTTAAATACGTTGAATATAGGGGAACTGACTAATGCGACCTTGCTTTTCCTTATGATACTGATGTTTATAGGAGCTTCGCCAGCGTCTACCGGAGGTGGGATTAAGACAACTACAGTAAGTGTAGTTGTTGCGGCCGTTTGGGCTCATATATCAGGTAAGCAAGATGCGGAGTTGTTTGGCAGAAGGATTTCGCCAAGTAGTGTGTATAAAGCATTTTCACTGGTTTTTATTTCTGTTGCGCTAATTATTTTTTTTACAATGATGATGAGTATTACCGAAAAAGCTGAATTTTTAAATCTTCTATTTGAGGTTGTTTCCGCATTCGGTACTGTTGGCTTATCTACAGGAATTACACCGACATTAACATCGTTAGGAAAGTTATGGCTTATATTTGCTATGTTTGCAGGAAAGGTTGGTCCGGTGACTGTGGCTCTTGCACTGGCATTGCGCAAGAGGAAAGCTGATATTCAATATCCTGAGGGTAGGGTTATCATAGGTTAG
- the pheS gene encoding phenylalanine--tRNA ligase subunit alpha, which translates to MEEQLKSTKQAALKELEQISEIDQLAEIRVKYLGKKGLITSALRGLGQLSANERPRIGQLVNDVRTELEDRINAKRDELKELELAHRLASEKIDVTLPGRKPLLGHKHPLTLTMDRIKNTFMTMGFEVKEGPEVETDYYNFEALNLPQDHPARDMQDSFYITDSILLRTHTSPVQARTMQASEPNKPVRMIAPGKVYRRDYDATHSPMFHQVEGLVVDKSIRFSDLKGTLELFIHDIFGSKVGVRFRPSFFPFTEPSAEVDISCVICGGRGCRVCSSTGWLEILGSGMVHPRVLEMSNFDPNQVSGFAFGMGVERIAMLTYGIDDLRLFYENDMRFLRQF; encoded by the coding sequence ATGGAAGAACAATTAAAATCAACGAAACAAGCTGCTCTGAAAGAATTGGAACAGATATCAGAAATTGATCAACTTGCTGAAATTAGGGTTAAATATCTTGGCAAGAAAGGTCTTATTACAAGTGCCCTACGGGGATTAGGCCAATTAAGCGCTAATGAGCGTCCGCGGATAGGTCAATTAGTTAACGATGTTAGAACCGAATTGGAAGACCGCATAAACGCTAAGCGTGACGAATTAAAAGAGCTTGAGCTAGCTCACAGACTTGCGTCGGAAAAGATTGACGTTACTTTGCCTGGCCGGAAACCGTTATTAGGACACAAACATCCTTTAACACTAACGATGGATCGAATCAAAAATACATTCATGACTATGGGGTTTGAGGTTAAAGAGGGGCCGGAAGTAGAAACCGATTATTATAATTTTGAGGCTTTGAATCTTCCGCAAGATCATCCCGCGCGCGATATGCAGGATTCTTTTTATATAACGGACTCAATATTATTAAGAACGCATACTTCTCCTGTACAAGCTCGGACGATGCAAGCATCAGAGCCAAACAAACCGGTTAGAATGATTGCGCCCGGAAAGGTTTATCGGCGCGATTATGATGCTACGCACTCCCCGATGTTTCATCAGGTAGAAGGGCTTGTAGTCGATAAAAGCATTAGGTTTTCGGATTTAAAGGGAACGTTAGAGTTATTTATTCACGATATATTCGGCAGCAAGGTTGGAGTGCGTTTTAGACCAAGTTTCTTCCCGTTCACTGAGCCCAGTGCAGAAGTAGATATTTCTTGCGTAATATGTGGCGGCCGTGGGTGTAGAGTATGCTCGTCTACAGGCTGGCTGGAGATATTAGGTTCGGGAATGGTTCATCCGAGGGTACTTGAAATGAGCAACTTTGACCCTAACCAAGTAAGCGGCTTTGCTTTCGGCATGGGGGTTGAGCGGATTGCTATGCTTACCTATGGTATCGATGATCTCCGTTTATTTTACGAAAATGATATGCGCTTCTTACGCCAGTTTTAA
- the thrS gene encoding threonine--tRNA ligase, whose amino-acid sequence MGRIQIELKDGSQREFEQGISLAEVAESLSRSLAKSALAAKVNGQLVDLRYKLNENTKVDFVTFEDPEGKDTLRHSASHILAQAVQRLYKDTKLAIGPAIANGFYYDFDSVYSFTPEDIEKIQREMERIVKENLPIERVEVSREEAIKLFEAKGESYKVELINDLPADVAISLYKQGEFVDLCAGPHVPSTGKVKAIKLQSLAGAYWRGDEKRKMLQRIYGTAFEKKSELDAYLQMLEEAAKRDHRKLGRELDLFSIQEEGPGFPFFHPKGMVIRNELENFWRKIHVKYGYKEIKTPIIMHQRLWQQSGHWDHYRENMYFTNIDGEGYAVKPMNCPGGILVYRTQHHSYRDLPLRTAELGLVHRHELSGALHGLMRVRSFTQDDAHIFMLPSQIKAEIQNVIDLFNKIYSTFGLTYHAELSTRPEKSMGSDADWELATNALREALEDCGMEYKVNEGDGAFYGPKIDFHLRDSIGRTWQCGTIQLDMQMPEKFDLTYVGEDGQKHRPVMIHRVAYGSMERFIGILIEHYAGAFPIWLAPVQVKILPITDRHVAYAREIEALMNDKDIRVEVDERNEKIGYKIREAQLEKTPYILVVGDKEAEVQSVAVRKRGQGEIGTQPVNEFIDNVLNEIIAKK is encoded by the coding sequence GTGGGTAGAATTCAAATTGAACTAAAAGATGGCTCACAACGAGAGTTCGAGCAAGGAATATCGTTGGCCGAAGTCGCTGAATCTCTCAGTAGGAGCTTAGCAAAAAGCGCGCTTGCTGCAAAAGTGAATGGACAGCTTGTTGATCTTCGTTATAAATTAAATGAAAACACCAAGGTCGATTTCGTAACTTTTGAAGATCCTGAGGGCAAAGATACGCTGCGGCATAGTGCATCGCATATTTTGGCCCAAGCTGTTCAGCGACTGTATAAAGATACAAAATTAGCAATTGGACCGGCAATCGCTAACGGTTTTTATTATGATTTTGATTCAGTGTACTCTTTTACGCCTGAAGATATTGAAAAGATTCAAAGGGAAATGGAAAGGATTGTAAAAGAGAATTTACCGATTGAACGAGTTGAGGTATCGCGTGAGGAAGCTATAAAGCTTTTTGAAGCAAAAGGCGAGTCTTATAAAGTTGAACTCATTAATGATCTTCCCGCCGATGTCGCCATTTCTCTTTATAAGCAGGGAGAATTTGTAGATTTATGCGCAGGACCGCATGTTCCGTCTACAGGTAAGGTCAAGGCTATAAAACTCCAGAGTTTGGCTGGAGCTTACTGGCGCGGCGATGAAAAACGGAAAATGCTTCAACGTATTTATGGAACGGCTTTTGAGAAAAAGTCGGAGTTAGATGCTTACCTGCAAATGCTTGAAGAGGCAGCCAAACGCGATCACCGTAAATTGGGTCGTGAACTTGATTTGTTCAGTATTCAGGAAGAGGGCCCAGGTTTTCCATTCTTCCATCCGAAAGGTATGGTTATTCGTAATGAGCTGGAGAATTTTTGGCGTAAAATCCATGTTAAATATGGCTATAAGGAAATAAAGACCCCAATTATAATGCATCAGCGGCTATGGCAGCAATCGGGCCACTGGGATCATTATCGCGAGAATATGTATTTTACTAACATCGATGGCGAAGGTTATGCGGTTAAACCGATGAATTGTCCGGGCGGAATTTTGGTGTATCGTACTCAGCATCATAGTTATCGTGACTTGCCGCTTCGCACCGCTGAGCTTGGCTTAGTTCACCGGCATGAGCTTTCAGGTGCTTTGCATGGCTTAATGAGGGTGCGGAGTTTTACTCAAGATGATGCTCATATTTTCATGTTGCCTTCCCAAATTAAAGCTGAGATTCAGAATGTAATTGATTTATTCAATAAAATTTACAGCACTTTTGGGTTGACATACCATGCCGAACTTAGCACCCGTCCTGAGAAGTCGATGGGATCAGACGCTGATTGGGAATTGGCGACTAATGCTCTCAGGGAAGCGCTTGAGGACTGCGGTATGGAATACAAAGTAAATGAAGGCGACGGCGCATTTTATGGTCCTAAAATCGATTTTCATTTACGCGATTCGATTGGTCGGACTTGGCAGTGCGGGACTATCCAATTAGATATGCAGATGCCGGAAAAATTTGACCTTACCTATGTAGGTGAAGACGGTCAAAAACATCGCCCGGTTATGATTCATCGTGTGGCTTACGGCAGTATGGAGCGCTTCATTGGTATCCTCATTGAGCATTATGCCGGAGCGTTTCCGATCTGGCTGGCGCCTGTTCAAGTTAAGATTCTGCCTATTACCGACCGTCATGTTGCCTATGCACGCGAAATTGAGGCGCTTATGAATGACAAGGATATTAGGGTTGAGGTCGATGAGCGCAATGAGAAGATTGGGTATAAGATTAGGGAAGCGCAACTGGAAAAAACACCTTATATCCTAGTCGTTGGTGACAAAGAGGCAGAAGTGCAAAGCGTGGCCGTTCGTAAACGCGGCCAAGGCGAAATAGGCACTCAGCCTGTCAATGAGTTTATTGATAATGTGTTAAATGAAATAATAGCAAAGAAATAA
- a CDS encoding class II fructose-bisphosphate aldolase, which produces MALVTMRELLQDARKRKYAVGGFNVFNFETLGAVVEVAEELKTPLVLGIPERLFKFTDAEVLSAAMVRAAQRASVPVALHLDHGHTYDGVMKAIRWGFTSVMFDGSNLPYEENLKRTKEITRIAHSLGISVEGELGYVGCYECFKDINDENIVKPEVAADFAHKTRIDALAVAVGTSHGAYKGDTKLNFSRLSELNAKIDVPLVMHGGSRLSREDFRNSIQSGISKINIATDMSLAAVEKLKAELAKTSNGTNYINLMSAVKRGVKDSVRRYMLNFDCISKVI; this is translated from the coding sequence TTGGCTTTAGTAACAATGCGCGAACTACTTCAGGATGCAAGAAAGAGGAAATATGCAGTTGGCGGGTTCAATGTCTTCAATTTCGAAACACTTGGAGCAGTTGTTGAAGTTGCAGAGGAATTAAAAACACCCTTAGTATTGGGTATCCCGGAGCGGTTGTTTAAATTTACGGATGCTGAGGTGTTGAGTGCGGCAATGGTGCGCGCCGCTCAAAGAGCATCTGTGCCTGTTGCTTTGCACTTGGATCATGGGCATACTTATGATGGTGTCATGAAAGCAATTCGTTGGGGTTTTACTTCAGTAATGTTTGATGGGTCAAATTTGCCTTATGAAGAAAACTTAAAACGGACTAAGGAAATTACGCGCATAGCCCATTCTCTCGGTATATCTGTCGAGGGTGAATTGGGCTATGTTGGCTGTTATGAGTGTTTTAAAGATATTAATGACGAAAATATTGTCAAACCGGAAGTAGCGGCTGATTTTGCCCATAAGACAAGAATTGATGCTTTAGCTGTTGCGGTTGGCACTAGCCATGGTGCTTATAAAGGAGATACTAAGCTCAACTTTTCGAGGCTCAGTGAATTAAATGCTAAAATTGATGTTCCGCTGGTTATGCATGGTGGTTCTAGACTTAGCAGGGAGGATTTTCGCAATTCAATTCAGTCTGGTATATCCAAGATAAATATTGCGACAGATATGTCTTTGGCTGCAGTAGAAAAACTTAAGGCAGAGTTAGCGAAGACTTCAAACGGCACAAATTACATTAATCTCATGAGTGCAGTTAAAAGGGGAGTTAAAGATTCAGTCCGAAGATACATGTTAAACTTTGACTGTATCTCAAAAGTGATATAG
- a CDS encoding RNA methyltransferase translates to MSEFISSPHNPIVKLVASLRLKKRRDETGLFIAEGIRLVEEALGSCWKAHMLIYTSDIKETQRFQDLLTKLDPRDCRIIEVPTNIFERISETEQPQGVMLLIDKRSSNKLEQLIDHERPLIAILDAVQDPGNVGTLIRTADAVGCTAVILTRGCADLFSGKTVRASMGSIFHLPVYPDMSPVEIVEFMERHKIKLLATSLESSDNYCSADFTDRVAIIFGNEGNGVSKDLLEHSYKRLHIPIIGKAESLNVSAAAAVILYEAVRQRGWLACN, encoded by the coding sequence GTGAGTGAATTCATATCCAGTCCGCATAATCCAATAGTAAAGCTGGTAGCATCGCTTAGACTAAAAAAACGGCGTGATGAAACGGGCTTATTTATTGCCGAGGGAATCCGTCTAGTAGAAGAAGCTTTAGGCTCATGCTGGAAAGCTCATATGTTAATTTACACAAGTGATATAAAAGAAACCCAAAGGTTCCAGGACCTATTAACTAAGCTAGATCCACGAGACTGCCGAATTATTGAGGTTCCAACTAATATTTTTGAACGAATTAGCGAGACAGAACAACCGCAAGGTGTAATGCTATTGATAGACAAACGGTCAAGTAATAAACTAGAACAGCTAATTGACCATGAGAGACCTCTCATTGCGATACTGGACGCAGTGCAAGACCCAGGTAATGTAGGGACTTTGATTCGTACAGCTGATGCAGTTGGCTGCACGGCAGTTATATTGACAAGAGGATGTGCTGATCTATTTTCGGGAAAAACTGTCCGTGCCAGTATGGGATCAATATTTCATTTGCCTGTATATCCGGATATGTCACCAGTTGAAATTGTTGAGTTTATGGAAAGACACAAAATAAAGCTGCTAGCTACATCTCTAGAGTCTTCAGATAATTACTGCAGCGCTGATTTTACCGATCGCGTCGCCATAATATTTGGTAATGAGGGCAATGGTGTCAGCAAAGATTTACTGGAACATTCTTACAAGCGGCTTCACATTCCTATTATTGGAAAGGCTGAGTCGTTAAATGTATCCGCCGCTGCGGCAGTAATTTTATACGAGGCAGTACGGCAGCGAGGCTGGCTGGCTTGTAATTGA
- a CDS encoding phenylalanine--tRNA ligase subunit beta, with protein sequence MLASIKWLKDYVDFKETPAELAEMLTMAGVSVETIEDLGKDINNVVTGKITSITQHPNADKLSVCAVDVGKEVVTIVTGAKNIKENDIIPVALVGASLPNDVKITASDLRGITSFGMMCSAVELGIDSKLISQDARGGIYILPEDTELGLDIKEVLGLNDIVFEFELTANRADCFSMLGLAREIAVLTGGILKKPMVNVREADETKASSLATVSIDDTSLCPRFACRILRDIKVGPSPAWMQHRLQAAGMRPINNIVDVTNFVMLEMGLPMHAYDYDLLAKHSIVVRKAMPGERLTTLDGQKRELSPEMLVIADAVQAVGIAGIMGGLATEVTNRTQTVLLECAVFNGASIRRTSRALGLRSEASGRFERGVDAANIIRALDRAAKLLEDMGACKVCEGVIDNYPNVLLPKQVQFTADQINNHLGTSVEQKVIVDILKRLEFQIEADQEKLLVTVPTWRGDVSGTADIAEEIARIYGYNNIPSTTPFGDMSRGSQDYTQSIISTVKNIMLGAGFDEIISYSFSHPQVFDKLNIPEQSPLRNAITVLNPITDEFPILRTTLTAGLLQTIVYNLSRKNEDMKIYEVGAVYWPKELPLEALPNEHLKLCGALVGSKNQLSWNLSRESVDFYDAKGDVEVILNGLGIENYEVCLGQHYSLHPGKTAQFFQNEELIAIVGEVHPKVLDAFGINRKVYLFEIDMETIAKKANLVNAYSQLPKFPAINRDLAVILPVEVSASEVEAAIINAAGPLMRSLTLFDLYTGEQVPAGAKSMAYSLTFQAQDRTLTDAEVDEYHKRIIVCLKEKFAAKLRK encoded by the coding sequence ATGCTCGCGTCGATAAAATGGCTTAAAGATTATGTTGATTTTAAAGAAACACCGGCTGAATTAGCTGAGATGCTTACAATGGCTGGCGTATCTGTTGAGACTATTGAAGATCTAGGGAAAGATATCAATAATGTAGTAACCGGTAAAATCACTTCGATTACACAACATCCAAATGCGGACAAACTTTCGGTATGTGCTGTCGATGTTGGTAAAGAAGTTGTTACTATTGTAACTGGTGCTAAGAATATAAAAGAGAACGACATTATACCGGTTGCTTTAGTCGGAGCATCACTGCCAAATGATGTTAAAATTACGGCAAGTGATTTGCGCGGCATTACCTCGTTTGGCATGATGTGTTCGGCTGTTGAACTTGGTATTGACAGCAAGCTGATTTCTCAAGATGCAAGAGGTGGTATCTATATACTGCCTGAAGATACGGAACTTGGTTTAGACATTAAAGAAGTGCTCGGACTTAATGATATAGTATTTGAATTCGAATTGACTGCCAACCGGGCAGACTGTTTCAGTATGCTTGGTTTGGCTAGAGAAATTGCCGTATTAACTGGCGGCATCTTAAAGAAGCCAATGGTTAATGTTCGAGAGGCTGATGAGACAAAAGCAAGCAGCTTGGCTACTGTTAGTATTGACGATACATCACTTTGCCCAAGATTTGCCTGTAGGATTCTAAGAGATATTAAAGTTGGCCCATCACCTGCCTGGATGCAGCATCGCCTGCAAGCAGCCGGGATGCGTCCAATTAACAATATTGTCGATGTTACGAATTTTGTAATGCTCGAGATGGGACTGCCAATGCATGCCTATGACTATGATCTGTTAGCCAAACATAGCATTGTTGTCAGAAAAGCTATGCCAGGGGAGCGTCTGACTACTTTAGATGGTCAGAAACGTGAACTCTCGCCTGAGATGCTGGTTATCGCTGATGCGGTTCAGGCAGTCGGTATTGCCGGTATTATGGGCGGATTAGCTACTGAAGTAACTAATCGTACGCAAACAGTGCTGCTTGAATGTGCTGTATTTAATGGCGCTAGTATAAGAAGAACTTCACGGGCGCTTGGCCTGAGATCAGAGGCTTCCGGCCGGTTTGAACGAGGCGTAGATGCTGCTAATATAATTAGAGCATTAGACCGTGCGGCTAAACTTTTAGAGGATATGGGCGCTTGTAAAGTGTGCGAAGGCGTAATAGATAACTATCCGAATGTATTACTTCCTAAACAAGTTCAATTTACAGCTGATCAAATTAATAACCATTTAGGAACGTCAGTTGAGCAAAAAGTAATAGTTGACATATTGAAACGGTTAGAATTTCAAATCGAAGCAGATCAAGAAAAACTGTTAGTTACCGTACCAACTTGGCGTGGTGATGTAAGTGGGACCGCCGACATTGCTGAGGAAATTGCCCGCATTTATGGTTACAATAACATTCCATCAACTACGCCTTTTGGAGATATGAGTCGCGGCAGCCAGGATTATACCCAGTCAATTATCAGCACTGTCAAAAATATAATGCTAGGTGCAGGTTTTGACGAAATTATATCATATAGTTTTTCTCACCCGCAGGTGTTTGATAAATTGAATATCCCTGAACAAAGTCCGCTGCGTAATGCTATCACTGTATTAAATCCGATAACGGATGAGTTTCCAATTCTTAGGACCACATTAACCGCTGGACTGCTGCAAACTATTGTTTATAATCTATCACGCAAAAATGAAGATATGAAGATTTATGAGGTGGGCGCAGTATATTGGCCAAAAGAACTACCGCTGGAAGCATTGCCAAACGAGCATCTTAAGCTTTGCGGTGCGCTTGTGGGCAGCAAAAATCAACTATCCTGGAATTTATCCCGAGAAAGTGTTGATTTCTATGATGCCAAAGGTGATGTGGAAGTAATTCTGAATGGATTAGGAATAGAGAATTATGAAGTTTGCCTAGGTCAGCACTATTCACTTCATCCAGGGAAAACAGCTCAATTTTTTCAAAACGAAGAGCTTATTGCAATAGTCGGCGAGGTTCATCCAAAAGTTTTAGATGCTTTTGGTATTAACCGCAAGGTCTATTTATTTGAAATAGACATGGAGACTATCGCTAAAAAAGCTAATCTTGTTAATGCCTATAGTCAGTTACCTAAGTTTCCGGCTATTAATCGTGACTTAGCAGTAATTTTGCCAGTCGAAGTTTCTGCAAGTGAGGTAGAGGCGGCAATTATAAATGCTGCGGGACCATTAATGAGATCGCTTACTTTATTTGATCTTTATACGGGTGAACAGGTGCCGGCTGGAGCTAAAAGTATGGCGTATTCGCTCACCTTCCAGGCTCAAGATAGGACATTGACAGATGCTGAAGTGGATGAATACCACAAAAGGATAATTGTTTGCCTGAAAGAGAAATTTGCGGCTAAACTCCGAAAATAG